A region from the Lolium perenne isolate Kyuss_39 chromosome 4, Kyuss_2.0, whole genome shotgun sequence genome encodes:
- the LOC139830397 gene encoding uncharacterized protein, with protein MDRISALSDDMLLHVLAHLGCARAAAQSSLLSRRWRSLCLGMTDLTFRGLAPATVEAALPSFAASPRVSTLDIAVSSTHTPASANSLLRAAAQLSPANLLFTLQHSSNGYLDGIKLPCFQRTASIEIHTERLGVKLLPDGEFAALESLAVTGQIDDLRALLKRCPRLRELSVRNPDMHLSPTTTLPPASEFPALDKLSLSGKIVDLGPLLNNCKRLRELSVTQRDDTRLLRITLPLSGEFPVLEKLSLSGNIANFGTILNQCPRLRVLGVTFRGMALGSIEAGLTALEAAARLGLMLSLLCVQIPWRDDVDAARFNSLLCSVARLSPHEFIFIDSYEGVKFSTFDTKVNADLPCLPRATSMSIAMTLKNVWFTTSPASDFLALKRLYLSGHCGIVDIGTLVTRCPGLQELNVTVPMSNITVHSPSLQKVYFSHNMDKPTECHSIDIVTPMLKQLILNVHAARDMGVSVSTPALDKFSWRSTYTPSSSLLFGSWRLQIMGIETFERSYLDNSDDTYWQPPPRFHQLCLHLNAGNHLDGEMNFAQEIEKLPVTNFSVVELVFKYEQHAYGAFVLQFLQLRRIRTTMKKLKVYPTFWRETDTHMLTNAEKTDHGTGRKN; from the exons ATGGACCGCATCAGCGCTCTATCCGACGACATGCTCCTGCATGTCCTCGCACACCTAGGATGCGCCCGCGCCGCAGCGCAGTCCAGCCTCCTCTCGCGCCGGTGGCGCAGTCTCTGCCTCGGCATGACCGATCTCACCTTCCGCGGACTCGCGCCAGCAACGGTCGAAGCAGCGTTGCCCAGCTTCGCTGCTTCACCACGGGTATCCACTCTCGACATCGCCGTTTCCTCAACACACACCCCCGCCAGCGCCAACTCGCTGCTGCGCGCCGCCGCGCAGCTATCTCCGGCGAACCTACTATTCACCCTGCAGCACTCGTCCAACGGGTACTTGGACGGCATCAAGCTGCCTTGCTTCCAGCGCACTGCCTCGATCGAGATACACACGGAGCGTCTCGGCGTCAAGCTGCTGCCGGACGGCGAGTTCGCCGCCCTCGAGAGTCTAGCTGTCACCGGGCAAATCGACGACCTCAGGGCCTTGCTCAAACGTTGCCCACGTCTGCGCGAGCTCAGCGTTCGCAACCCAGACATGCATCTTTCCCCGACGACAACGCTGCCACCTGCCAGCGAGTTCCCCGCGCTGGACAAGTTATCCCTCTCCGGCAAGATCGTGGATCTTGGTCCCTTGCTCAACAATTGCAAACGGCTGCGGGAACTCAGCGTCACTCAGCGGGACGACACGCGTCTCTTACGCATCACGCTGCCACTGTCCGGCGAGTTCCCCGTGCTCGAGAAGCTCTCCCTCTCCGGCAACATCGCTAACTTTGGCACCATCCTGAACCAGTGCCCGCGCCTGCGTGTGCTCGGTGTCACCTTCCGTGGAATGGCGCTCGGCTCGATTGAAGCGGGGCTCACCGCACTCGAAGCCGCGGCACGGCTCGGCCTGATGTTGTCCCTCCTCTGTGTCCAAATTCCTTGGAGAGACGACGTTGACGCTGCTCGCTTCAACTCTCTTCTCTGTTCCGTGGCCAGGCTTTCGCCCCATGAGTTTATCTTCATTGACAGCTATGAGGGAGTCAAATTCAGTAcgtttgacacaaaggtaaatgcaGATCTGCCCTGTTTACCCCGTGCCACGTCGATGTCGATCGCGATGACCTTGAAAAATGTATGGTTCACAACGTCGCCAGCCAGCGATTTCTTGGCGCTTAAGAGGCTATACCTATCAGGCCATTGCGGCATTGTCGACATTGGCACCTTGGTCACCCGCTGCCCGGGCCTGCAAGAGCTAAATGTCACCGTTCCTATGTCCAACATCACTGTGCACTCGCCCTCCCTGCAGAAAGTTTATTTTTCACATAACATGGATAAACCTACTGAATGCCATAGCATCGACATAGTAACTCCCATGCTTAAGCAACTGATACTGAATGTCCATGCCGCCAGGGACATGGGTGTGTCCGTCTCAACGCCGGCACTTGATAAGTTCTCATGGCGCAGCACGTATACACCATCATCGTCTCTTTTGTTTGGTTCTTGGAGGCTCCAGATCATGGGCATAGAGACATTTGAGAGGAGCTACTTAGACAACAGCGATGACACGTACTGGCAGCCGCCTCCACGGTTTCACCAACTATGCCTGCACCTAAATGCCGGT AATCATCTGGATGGGGAGATGAACTTTGCACAAGAAATTGAGAAACTCCCGGTCACCAACTTCTCTGTGGTGGAGCTAGTTTTTAAATACGAACAGCATGCTTATGGAGCATTTGTGTTGCAATTCCTTCAATTACGTCGAATTCGCACCACTATGAAAAAGCTGAAGGTCTACCCTACCTTTTGGCGTGAG ACTGATACTCATATGCTCACCAATGCTGAAAAGACTGACCATGGTACTGGCAGAAAAAATTAG